The genomic interval AGCAaccacaacaaaaaaaaaaaaacattgccGCCGGCAAGCAAAAAACAGGCCGCCTCCGTGGCACCAACCACATCCTGACGGCCGGGTGCACCCACCCCCGCCGGCCATGGCCACATGCGCccagccccgccgccacctgcGCCCACccctgccgccggccgccagcTCCTAGACACCGCCGGACGCCAGCTCCTGGACGGCCGCAAGTTCACGACgagaggagaaagaggaggTGCCGATACGGCGATACCCTCACCCCCTGTGCGTGCACGCAATGAAACCTGGGTTTGATCCGTCCGGGTAATTTGGTGGGGTGGGTTGGACCCGAATatgaggaaaatatttttttaggatagaACCATCCTAACTACCCACAAACCAAACAGGGGTGGAAATGGCTTGGCTTCATCCCAACTCATCCTATCCCTGAAACAAAACACGCCCTAAATGTTTAcgtagttgatttttttttaaataaaacgtttgactattcgttttattcaatttttttgtcaaatatataaagatatatatgcacaaaagtatatttaacaataaatgaaatgatataaaaataattaataattatgtatttttttaataaaatgaatagtcaaacgtgtataaaaaatcaatgactttaaatatttagggaggAAGTACGTGATATACCATCTTAATAAAATGTTAAGTTAAAGGTACTAACGTCCTCCCATGCATGTTCatgttcttttattttatatctgaAAACTGAATAATACACAAGATAGACAACATAGTTGATTGTCTCCACGAGTGAATTGCATTTTAGACTGCCTTTCTCACCAATGCtgtcatttatcttttttcttccacctatgattataagttaaaattcaaattttcaacctgaaaaattgattttgggaatttttcatcgtaatttattttttcgtctttgcttttaggtcataaaaacatgtttataaattttttattcacaaaaaattttcacttacaaatatatcgtttgaattttttttaaagagcCAAAAGATGATCACATATATTTTCCACTTTGGCCCTTTTcttgatattttgttttccttaaCCTCATATGCACCTATATTTTCTCGCTCTCACCATAACCATAAGAACAAGAGtgcatatactccctcctccgtttttataacgtaagactttatatggatgctaatgaatctagtatatataaattatatatattcattaattgatgaatctaaacaaatctagaaaatcttactATATAAAACGGAAATAATACAATATACATGTCCACAGTAGGAGAattggaggagaagaaaccaaaagagaaaaaaaagttgaaaaagtaaagcaaaaagagagaaaaaaaaaagaacgtaTAAAGGACTCAAAAGGAAAATTACGGTAACAAGGGAGGTATGTACATGTTTATCGACCCCAAAATGAAATCACCTGCTCTCCGTCTCagaacaaatcaatttttcagtttttacatACAAGAtttaactctttgtcttattaaaaaatttagattaatatttttgattttattagatgataaaacataagtaagtaatttttaaaaaaaatcttgaaaatattttcaaagaaaaagaaaaaagaaatcgaCAAAACCGACGTGAAAACACCCAATCTTCTCTACCTCTTCTCCTCCCACACTCTTCCTGTTGCCCTATTCTCTTCCCCCCCCACACAGCAGGCAGCACGCGCCGCCCCGCCTCCTCACGCCGCACgaccacccccacccccgccccgcgccgccgccgccgcctccatccaCGTCGACGTTCTCTtcccacctcccctccccccgcgccgcccaccgccgaACTCCCTCTGCGGAGCAGGGGAGGTAGGCGGCGCGCCCGGCGAGGtcccccgcccgcccgcccgcccgcccgcgtcgACCGATCGGAGAAGATGAGGCAGGTTCGTTTCAAACGAGAAGAAGACGGGGTTAGCCTGCATGGCCGGATGGGAAGATCCGTTCGGGGTTTAATTGATTTCACTATCTGCTTCGTCTCAGTTTCAGTTTGTGCGTGATGCATacaatcagttttttttttgttcttcttttttttaataataataataataaaacaggGTAGTCTGGGGTTCACCCATGCCCGCGGTTAGTTCCGCCCTGTTGACATGTCGCACGACACTAACAAATCGATAGGTGTTTTGATTCTGAAATTTGCTTTGTATCTTTGTACCCGATGATGATACATAAATGCTAATGTGTTTGATGTTAGAAACAACCGTGTTAGGCCTAATGTGAAGGctgattttattatagttgTTATAACCAGTACTACTGTACTgcctcattttattttaccttCCTGTTAGGTCTGAAATTAGAGGATTgatgtttgtgttttttcaaTGTCTTAGGATTATAATATAGCCACTACTCATTTCTACGAAAAACGTGCTTCCATTGAAGCACGCAGTATCGTGTCATGTTTGTACTTTAGCAGTGAAAGTCCACACTCGATTTGGATATGATGCTTGACAATAAAATTGATTACTAGTGTTTTCTAATAAATATTACTAGCCTTCTGATTGAAGTAAATAATGCAAAAATGTTTTAGCGTGCTAGCCATttctattttgatataaattatacatatttaggttttttgttttgttaataAAACATCAACAATATGTGTGGATGATATGGATACCGGGTCCCACATAAAGGCATAATCGGCTACGGATAGGGGCTAGGCCAGATTCAGGATATATGAGATAGACTATAACTTGCATAATATGTTTTCTTGTATCCCACGACAGGGAGAGTCCCAATCAAATTATGCCATGTAAAGCTAAGGAAACCAAAGCTATATTTGGTTAGGTTCTATCTTGTAACCTTGTCCTCCGGTGTATAAGGGAAGACAGGAGTTCTACATCCACCCATACGGCTAAACCCTAGCCAACAGGGGTAGGGTATTACTTCGTATTCGAAGGCCCAAACCTAGATAATTCCTTGTCTCCTGTGCATCATCGTACTTTTGGTCTCATGTGACAccccaaatatataaaacatcaacAATATGATTTGTGTTTACTGACTTGTTACTGTCTTTATCAAGtctttttcctatttttaatttgttctgCTGCTGCAGAACACAAGTCACCAAGGTCCCAATGATCACAGGGTACAAAAGGAAATGCAAGCAGAATGGGCAAGACCTGGAAGAGTTTTGAATAGGAATACTAACAGAGGCAGTTACTTTCGAAATTCATTACCTGGTAAACTTTCGTACTGTCTGTTACAGATTAGCATAAAATGTTCTTTTTAATAACTAGTGAATGAACATGTCTTGGTACTTGTTCCAGGTATGGttgcattaattttttttaccatgttGAGGATCACTTCCCTTTTCCCTTACAGTGTGCTCTGTGTGTAATGTTTGCATTTTATTGTTGTCCAAAACACAATCTTACACTAATATGTGATGATATGATACTGGATTTGCtcatttgatgtttttattgATGCTGACTGACATGTGATTGGGTTGTCAATAGTACCATCTCGAAATAATGCCATCTTTATTGATTGCTGAATTTAGGCAGAACTGCCTTTTTGCTTGTATTCCTAGCCCCCTAGGCATCTTACGAACCACATGCTTGTAAGAGTACGTTTTGCCATGTTAACACTACGGATGTATTTGCTTGGACgaaaaattatgaaacctGGAATTTATGGAGGGTTGGCACCTCTGGTATATCACAATATAGTGTCTGTTGTTGGTCATATATATAGCCTCTGCTAGCTTCAACGTTGTTCATTTTCTACATAACCCGGGCTTAGCAGTTATTGTTTTCACCAGCAATAgcaactattttatttatattactttGCTGTTCTGTGATCAATTCAAGAGACTAGATGATCTAATTTTTGAAATCTTGTATTTGCAGGAGTCACTAAGGAGTTTCGTGTTGTGAAAGACAACCGGCAGAAGGTAGTTGGTGAGACTATACCAGAATCATTTCACAATGAAGACCCTAGCGATGAACAAAATACTTCCAATAGTGGAGACAAAAGGTAGAGTATATCATAATATTAGTCAATATTAGTCATTCAGTTTTCCCTCAATTTGTATTTCCCCTTTGGATATGCACTTGAGTTATTTAGACAGATAAGAAAgcatatcatctaaaataaCCAAATCATAAAACATCGTGTTAGCAATGTTATAGTACAAACTAGTAATACATCTGTAGTGTACTTATCATGTAATTGAATGACATACCTTCTTTCCCATATGCTACTTGCTGCTAGCATTCTACTATTCAtaattagtatttatttacttgAATATTTCGATAGCACTAGTTGTTTCACTGCTTTATGGTTTGACatcttgctttcttttgtgGAATCTGAATTCGCTTCAAAAATTTCACCAGTATCACTTCTGTTCATATATGTCCTTGTCATGTTTGTCTGAAGCTCAACTGAGAAGTTACCTGCACAACGCCATTTGGTTACTCAAAGTCCTAGTGGACGTGGAGCAGCTCAAGCTGGTAACGGGTGCAATAGTGCTGCTCAAGCCCATGATAAAATGGTCAAGCCTTCTAATGACCAAACAGTGGGACAATCTGATGGGATGATTGCAACAATGGTTGGTTCACATGCAGTTCTAGGAAAGGGCAATCAGAACAGAGTGCTTGCTGTACCATCaggaacaaataattttactgGCGAACTTTGCTGCTCATCGTCAGATCCAATACATGTACCCTCTCCTGGTTCTAGATCAGCTGGGACTTTTGGAGCCATAAAGCGTGAGGTTGGAGTAGTTGGTGCCAGGCAACGGCCATCTGATAATGCAACAACAAACACATCTACTTCAAACAGTTCAGTTAAGATGCCAGTGAACACAGGAGCCAAAGATAATGCTTCAAATGGACAGCAATCTAGATTCTCTGTTGTATCATTGAAAAACTCCCGTCCTACTTCATCTACACACTTGAGCAGCAGACCACCTTCTTCAAGCCAATACCATTCCAAGCCAAACACCCCTGTTGGTCATCCAAAAGGTTAGCATTTTCCATGGGAACTTAATTGGTTGGGAATTGAGATATGTACAAGTACGTTAATCATGGTTGGTATACATCCTTTTTTATGCATATGCCAAAAATATACTTCTTTCCTGCTCAAATTTGACTACAGCAGTTGCTGTTAGGACATTTTTGCTTAACATTGCATGCTAATGACAAGCGATATTCATCTGACTACTATCCAGTGTTAGCAATTCATAAGGGTTGGAGCCCTGTTGCATTAAATCCTATCGCGGTGCATTTTCTGTATGTACGGAGCACTGCTGTATGTTTCCTGAAAACCAAATGCAAGCCGTTGCCATTTAGTTTTGTGTAAATTATTATGTAACATCTTTTAGTATATAAGGGAGAAGTATTACTTAAGATAATTTTCCTTCTTCTGGAGAGATACATTTGTGTTAATCAGATATCGTGGTCTTGCAGTGAACCCACAATTGGAGTGGAAACCCAAATCAGTAAGCCCCAGGCCTGTCAATCATTTAGATAATGTGGCACATTCTAGTGCTGCATCATCTGTTGATGGTAATCAGGCAGACGTGGCTGGCTTGTCTAAGAAGCTTTCACAAGTAGCTAATACTTCTGAAGATGAACATGTCATCATACCTGCACACCTCAGGGTGCCAGACTCAGaaataaaacatcttatatttggTAATTTTGAATGTGACGTTGAGTCAAAGGCTTTTCCATTAACTCCTGATGCTTCAGCTAACAGAGAATTTAATGCTCATTCAAGGTGATTGTGCTGcatctttttctttgatatcatcttgcatcttttttgtttctcaaGCAGTAAACTGTAGCAGAACTTTCTATGATGACTACTGTTGAAGAGTTCAGATTTCTGCTATAAAACTATGCTTGTTTGTCCAAATTAAATCTGAGACTTCTAATTGCTCGTTGATTGCAGCTTGACAGCATTAAATTCTTGCAGGTCAACTGATGATGTGCCTCCTACTGAGCAGACGGATGTTGTTGGTTCTTGTGGCATGCTTCCAACATCGGATTCTGTTGTTTCAGAACATCAGCACCCATTGACTGAGGATGTTGAGGTCTTGATTCCTGGTGTTATTGGAGAGCATAAGATAAATGAGATGATTTCAACCCAGGTCTCACATTCTTCACCTCAACCCCAACATCAGGACAGTTCAGCTGTGCATGACTTTAAGGTGAATGGAACAAATTAAGtggattttgatgttttagttttacctttttattcatgttttgcAGTAGATTTTAATGGTTTAACCTGACATTTCATCCTTTCTTTTCCTGGTGGACCAGGAATATGAGCCAGATTCTAGATATGAGTTGTCATTTATCACTAAATCTGTTGATAGTGAAGCAGCCCAAATTATACCCTATCCATCTGAGGTAATACCAACATGCTACTATGTTATCAATTATGATCTGGTTTTTGCCTGTCTGGGATACGTTTATTTGATTAACATTCATAAGCACACTTACGTAAATGGCCTTTATGTTCAAGTCTGGGTTCCTCTAGATTTATTTGCCCATTTAAGCTGATCTTTGGTATTATTTTCCTGACcacatttcttttttcacaCCGACCTAACCAGTACATATCTTGCTTGCCATAGATAGTGAACGCATTGTAAGCCTCTTACTAATGAAATGATTTTTGAGAACCTGGTTGTAACTTGACCTTGTATAAGTTTTAGTAGCATCAGAGACCTGCATTCACTCAAATCTATTATAGCTATACTactaaggccacgttcgttgcttggtataagttaacttatgccctggcacggaaaacgtagtaatatattagtatatgattaattaattattaattattaaaaaatataaaatagattaatatgatttttttaaaacaactttcttatagaaattttttgcaaaaaaaatacactgtttagcagtttgaaaagcgtgcgcgcgaaaagcgaggaagataagttaactaagggtgctcgccgaacgcggcctcactaataaattcaaaagaaGTTATAAGGGAGTCCTTGGCTGCTTTCTCTTTGATGAAACTGTTAGTGCAGCTTGCTTTTCCATACCACCTGctagtatttttcttttgttttttacacTTTAAGCCTGAAATTATGTCATTCCATAGGCTGAACTGAAGCTTCTAAACATGACTAATGTCTCCagcattttattttcagttataGTACTGAATGTGTAGGCTTTCCTGTTAGGGTTTATCCACTGCCCAAGTTCAATGTTTCATTAGCAGTTACATGACATTGTGTGAAACTCTGTTGACAGGTGACGAGCTTACATGCTGCAAATTTCAATCAGTTATCTATTCCTGTATCAACGCCACAACCAGTGCCTCAAATGTACCAACAACACATGCATGTACCGCAGTATCCAAACTGCTTGCCATATCGACATGTTTTCTCTCCATACTATGGCCCTCCAATGGCTGTTCAAAACTATTCAAGCAACCCAGCATTTTCACAACTGCCAAATGCCAGCAACTATTTGGTAATGCCGAACGGAACCACTCAGCTAGCACCCAATGGGATGAAATATGGACAGCCTCATCAGTGTAAGCAAGTGTTCCCTGGTGGCCCTGCTGGATACGGTGGTTTTCCAAATCAGAATGGCTACCCAGTGAATACTGGTGTAATTGGTGGCACAGGTACTGTTGAAGATGCCAATATGGGTAAATATAAGGACACCAATCTTTACGCACTCAATCCTCAGGTAATGATATTTTCAGCTATCAACTTGAGCTTTCTGATCATAATTTCGGTTCATGCTGTACTGTAACATGAACAATATTTGCTCTGGTTGCAGGCTGAAGCAGGAGATGTGTGGATTCAAGCTCCTTCAGACATTCCAGTCATGCCACCAACACCATTCTACAACATGATGGGCCAGCCAGTGTCACCCCATACAGCATACTTGCCAGCACACAGTGGTCATGCCCCTTTCAGCCCGGTTCAACATCCTGCTCACTTGCAGTTCCCGGCCATGCCCCACGGGATACAGCCAACAACGATGACCATGGTGCAGAACCCACAACCCATGGTACATCAGCCAGCTGGTAATATCAGCATTGATATGGCAGCCATGGCTTCTGGAGCTCAGGTTGGAGCTTTTCAGCAAAACCAGCTCAGCCATCTCGGCTGGGCTCCTCCCAATTTTTGACGATGGTTTGGATGGCAGTGCTCCCCAGAGACAAGGGAGCTGGTTTCGTACCGgctagaagaagaaaaaaatgaagtgaTATGCCCCAGTGCTAGAAAGATACTCATGATAACTGCCACCTCTCGTTTATGATGcaggaaaaaaacacatgttATTTCAGTTCATCTAGCACCGTCCAAAACGTGTCCTGCATTGGAAACACCAATTTTGACTGCTCGTTTGCCATCTTATTATTTCTGTTTTTACAGTATGCTCCTACATCAGTTCGTCCCAAAACTTGTGAGGGATGAAATCTGTGCGCTGAAATGCTCGTCAGTTCAGTTCATCTCAAATCACATGATTCTTTCGCTTTTCGCTGGAGATTTGTCTCGAAGAGAAGTACCAATtcccatttttttaatttgacacCACTAACTTTTGGATCAGGTTTAaccgtttgtcttattaagaaaatattataattattatttattttattatgattcgttttattaaaataatattaaacctgaaaattttaaaaactgtgaataagacgaataagcATAATTAGATTTTTGGATCaggtttaaccatttgtcttattgaaaattattataattattaattattttattatgatttgttttattaaaataattttaaacctgaaaattttaaaaactgtgaataagacgaataagcataattagatttaaaactcaatgacataaaaaaataaataagagtaGCTCTCGAGCCACCTGGGCGCTGCCCAGATAAATGCCGGGACAACTGGCTAGTAGTGTGAGTTCACTAGCGAAGGGTTTAAACTCATTAAtaaggcccgtttagttcctaaaaattttaaggAGATGTTGGTCCCTGAATGTAGACCCATCGGGCAGGGATAATCATTCCGGTCCTGGGAGAGGTGGCGGCACCAGTCTGAGCTGGGGGAAGCCAGCCAATTGAGTCACTGAAACGACCGCAGGAGGCGCACCCTAAGCCCAGCTTCTCGGAGCTGCTATTGCGAAATACGGCTTCCTTAATATCCAAATTTCAACAAGGGGGCTGGGCTGCTCGCCTTCATAGAAAGGCGACCGGGCCTAGATTAGATGTTCGCCTTTTTATAGAATAGAAAGAGAAGGTAAAGGGGGGAAGGACATAGGAAAGAGGGATGCCTACAAAAAATCAATTGATTCGGCAACACTATTCACGTAGGATGCCCCAGGAAAAAACAACGGCCGAGAGTGATGTGACCGGTCAtgtatttgaagtattaaatatattctaattacaaaacaaattttagtttttgtctggaaaccgcgagataaatcttttgggTCTAAtcaatccgtcattagcatatgttggttactgtaacacttatgactGATCGtacactaattaggctcaaaagatccgtctcacgaTTCCCCATAACCGTAtagttagttttaattttatcaatatttaatgctccatttaaatatccaaagattcaatatgatgtttttgg from Oryza brachyantha chromosome 3, ObraRS2, whole genome shotgun sequence carries:
- the LOC102714907 gene encoding uncharacterized protein LOC102714907, translated to MHQNLRQALPGRRPHVQPQQGQIDSKHNKQATCALPDLLMSASCAVPAGGNHSSTRRPASSRRTTTPTPAPRRRRRLHPRRRSLPTSPPPAPPTAELPLRSRGGRRRARRGPPPARPPARVDRSEKMRQNTSHQGPNDHRVQKEMQAEWARPGRVLNRNTNRGSYFRNSLPGVTKEFRVVKDNRQKVVGETIPESFHNEDPSDEQNTSNSGDKSSTEKLPAQRHLVTQSPSGRGAAQAGNGCNSAAQAHDKMVKPSNDQTVGQSDGMIATMVGSHAVLGKGNQNRVLAVPSGTNNFTGELCCSSSDPIHVPSPGSRSAGTFGAIKREVGVVGARQRPSDNATTNTSTSNSSVKMPVNTGAKDNASNGQQSRFSVVSLKNSRPTSSTHLSSRPPSSSQYHSKPNTPVGHPKVNPQLEWKPKSVSPRPVNHLDNVAHSSAASSVDGNQADVAGLSKKLSQVANTSEDEHVIIPAHLRVPDSEIKHLIFGNFECDVESKAFPLTPDASANREFNAHSRSTDDVPPTEQTDVVGSCGMLPTSDSVVSEHQHPLTEDVEVLIPGVIGEHKINEMISTQVSHSSPQPQHQDSSAVHDFKEYEPDSRYELSFITKSVDSEAAQIIPYPSEVTSLHAANFNQLSIPVSTPQPVPQMYQQHMHVPQYPNCLPYRHVFSPYYGPPMAVQNYSSNPAFSQLPNASNYLVMPNGTTQLAPNGMKYGQPHQCKQVFPGGPAGYGGFPNQNGYPVNTGVIGGTGTVEDANMGKYKDTNLYALNPQAEAGDVWIQAPSDIPVMPPTPFYNMMGQPVSPHTAYLPAHSGHAPFSPVQHPAHLQFPAMPHGIQPTTMTMVQNPQPMVHQPAGNISIDMAAMASGAQVGAFQQNQLSHLGWAPPNF